Below is a genomic region from Aromatoleum aromaticum EbN1.
AGTGGGTGCATGCTGAGGCTGCCAGGAAGCCTTCCATAGGCCTCCGCGAACTGCCTCATGAGCGCAATCGTCGGGACGGCGATCGCGACACGCCCGCCCGGGTGGTCCCGCAGGCACTGTTCGGCCGCAAGCAACATAGCCAAGGTCTTGCCCACACCTGTCGCTGCCTCTACCAGCGCAATTTGACCACCTTCGAACGCGCCTCGCAGGTTCAGGAAGACCTGGGCCTGTTCAACACGGGTACTGAGCCCTGCCGCCGCCCATGCCTCCTCGAGGAGCTCACACCCGCCGGGCACAGACTCGAGATGCGCGGACTCATGTACTGCCGCATAGCTCAAGATCAGTCGCTGGCAAACGACCGATTCCGGCACGCCGCTCGACTTCGAGAGTACTCGGACCTGCTCTGCAAGCTCGCTATTCAGGCTGAGGTTGACCCGCTCGATGGCCGCTTTGGATGGGACCTCGATATGGAGGAGATCGAGTTTCTCTTCCAGGGCCTTTGCGACCGTGCTGCGCATCACGTGCTTGACGGCAAGGGCGTCTGCGGCAGGCGTGCCAAATCCAGGAACCAGCTTCTCGCATACGTTTTTAGGCACGCGGAAAGTCACGACGACAGCCATGTTCCACCTTTAATCAGTTGTTTTCTTGATTTATTAGAAAGCAAGAAGCCAAACTTGTAAAGGAGACAGCGTCATGTTAGCTTGTTCAGGAAGTTATCTGATTAAAGGAAAATCGAATGCAGCAACATCTACTTCGGTTTGCGCTCCCGGCTGGCAAAAAACTCTGGCCCAACGATCTCCGCGAAGCACTGGCCAAGCACGATCTGCCGCCACTTTTTTTCAGCCGCGACCCACAAACCGGCCATGCGATCACCCGCGCGATGCGAAACGAGAAAAGGGTGCGCGGCTACATCGAACAGCACGGTCACGAACCGCCACCGCCAACCGAGGAGCAGCGGGCAAACCCGCTTGCGATCCCGGGAATTCGCATTGTCGGGTCATCGACCTGGGTGGGCATTCTCGCTACAGGTGAGCGCTACAAACCCCTCCTCGAAGCGGCCACCCTGCCCGCAATCCAGATCGTCACGCAGCGGTGCGGTCGCGGCGTCGGGGTTGAGCTTGAGCAGCACACCCTGAGCATCAAGGGACTGGACGACCCGAAGCGGTATTTCGTCCGGAACTTGGTGATGAAGCGGGGACTGACGAAGACCGCAGAGAACACGACGCAGGTCGCCTCGCGCATCCTTTCTGCCCTTGAGCGTCAAGCAGTCGCGTATAGCTTGGATCTTCCACCCACGGCGCAAGTGGACATCCATGTAGAGAGCGTCGTACGCCCTCGCGGCATGCGCCTTGTGACGTCGACGGGCGCAACCGAGCAATTCGTTGGCCTGGCTGACGTGGAGTTTTATGCGTGCCTGGACCTGAAGGGGTACTGGTTTGCAGGCAACCTGACATCACGCGGATACGGACGAATTATTGCTGATCACCCTGCGATGAGCACCGGGAGGTACGCGTGATGATTTCTCCCACGCAGCTTCTCATTTCGTATTTGCGCATCCCGACCACAGGAAAGAGTACCGCCGATCACGACGGGCGCTGTGTCATGTGCGGAGGCCATTACGCTGTCGGCGACCCGTGCGAGGCATGGAAGCCGACCGCTTCCTTCACGGACTTTGCGGATCTGCAGAACCCGTGGGGGACCCACGTGTGCGGCGCCTGCCTCGCCGTCAATGCACGCGGGAAGGACTTCATGCAGGACTACACGAAGTCGATCGTGTGCAAGGGCGGGGTGTTTGGATTCTTCAGTAACGATGCAGTTGCGCACTGGCTCGTGAACCCACCCGAACCCCCGTATCTGGCCTTCATCAGCACCCAGAAGTTGGGGCACATCGCCTGGAAAGCACCGGTCAATCTTTCGAGAGAACGGATGGTCGTGCGTTACAACGACAAAACCCTGGTGATTCGCCGAGCACATCTCCTTGAGTCGATCGAAGCCGCGAAGGCGCTCTCGGAAGCAAAGATCGCCGACGAAATCGCCAAGGCAGCCGAAAAGAAGGGCAAAAAGATCGGAAGGCCGACCGCGTTCCGAGCTCCAGTCAGGCTGGAACGCGAGATGGAGAACCCGGAGAGCGGCGCCCTGGCGCCCTGGGTCGATGAAATCGCCGCTGGCGACCCTGCGCTCATGCGCGCGGCACACACCTTACGCTCGGCGACAGTAGGGGAGATCTGGGGGCTCACCCACATCCTGTACGCAAAAACCCCTGGCAGCGAACTCAAGCTTAAGCCCGGCGCATAACCCACCGAACCCTCGGCAAATAAACTTCGTTCACGAAAAAGGAAAAGCGATGACAACCCACAGCAATATCCAGGGGATCTTCAAACTCACCGCACCCATGCACGTAGCCGACTCCATCCAGTACAGCCTGGACGACAAAGGTTACGTTGTGCGAAAGACTAACGGGATGGCGAACGTGATCGCCACGATGCGTCAGAATATTCTGACCGATGGCATGCGGGTCAAGATTCCGTACTTTCCGGCAAACGACCTGCGGGGGCGTCTGCGTCGCAAGGCGGCCGCGTTGGTGATGGAGGCACTGGCTGCCAAGGGCGATAAGGTCCCCGTCGAACTCTACGCCGGGCTGTGCGCAGGTGCCTCGGGAGCCAAACCCGAGAACAGCGTGACGATCGAGGAGATCAAGCGCGCGTCGAAACACGTCTACATGGGTCTCTTTGGCGGCGGCACGCGAATGCTGCGCTCTCGATTCATCGTCTCTGACGCCGTGCCGATCATGAACGCCACCGTCAAGGCGGGCTTGGTACCGGCGTTGTTTGGCCCCTATGAGAACAGGGCACTACCCCTCTCGAACGGCAGCGAGGCCGTCGAGTCGGGCGACGGGTACAAGCTCACCGAGGTGCGTCATATTGTGCGCGTCGATGACGTGACCCGCGTCATGCGCTCAGATGAGCTTCGGGCTTACGTACAGGACGCAGAGAACGCCGTCGCCCAGTGGCAAGCCAATGTGCTCCAAAACCGTTCCGATCGAAAGAATCAAGGGGAGCAAAAGACCACGGGCGAGGAGACTGCGAGCATCAAGAAGTCCGACCTCGCGAACGTCGTCTCTGTCCAAAGCATCATCGCCGGCACCGAGCTCTACGTTCGGTTCGACCTGCAAGACACCACGACGCAGGCCCAACGCGGCCTGCTGCTGTGCGCTCTGCGTGACCTCATCAATGAGCAAGCCCTGGGCGGCTGGATTCGTAACGGCTTCGGCAAGTTCACGGCCGAGCACTTCACGGCGAACCTCGAAGACAAAGCCTTCGCACCGTTCGCATTGGACGACAAAACGGGCGAGCTCAAACTGACCGATGCTGCTGGCCCGATGCTCGAAGCCATGAAATGCGAGCTTGCCGCGCTCACAGTGCCGTCGCTGATGGAGTTCTTCACCGGCAAGCAGCCCAAGGAAAAGGTCAAGAAGGCCAAGGAGGCGGCGTAATGCTCGCCCCGCTGAAGATCACCTTCCATCTGGACACCCCGATGCAGCGCTCGGGGTATCCGATTCACCTTGACGCGCTGGTTGCCTATGCCCAGACACATGCTGCCCTAGCCGGAATGGACGCAGACAATGCGCCTACTGGCATGCTCCGCGAGCTGGCCGAGGATCTTCCTCTAGCCAAGACAGAGAACAACGACGAGTGGGTATGGAAGGCGTCGGCGCTGATCCCTGTGAGTTTCGGTGAGAAATCAGTGCGGATGTGGACGCGAAAGACCAACCCCTATGACATCGCACGACGGATCATCGCCGACAAGGTGGAGATCGGGGTGCGAACGGAAAACGCGCTCAAAGCGGGGAAACCCTACGCTGGCGCGATCGATACGGCGCGCGGATTGCTCAAGAATATGCATGAGTTCTATCCGGTCGAGGA
It encodes:
- the csf5 gene encoding type IV CRISPR-associated endonuclease Csf5; translation: MQQHLLRFALPAGKKLWPNDLREALAKHDLPPLFFSRDPQTGHAITRAMRNEKRVRGYIEQHGHEPPPPTEEQRANPLAIPGIRIVGSSTWVGILATGERYKPLLEAATLPAIQIVTQRCGRGVGVELEQHTLSIKGLDDPKRYFVRNLVMKRGLTKTAENTTQVASRILSALERQAVAYSLDLPPTAQVDIHVESVVRPRGMRLVTSTGATEQFVGLADVEFYACLDLKGYWFAGNLTSRGYGRIIADHPAMSTGRYA
- the csf1 gene encoding type IV CRISPR-associated protein Csf1; amino-acid sequence: MISPTQLLISYLRIPTTGKSTADHDGRCVMCGGHYAVGDPCEAWKPTASFTDFADLQNPWGTHVCGACLAVNARGKDFMQDYTKSIVCKGGVFGFFSNDAVAHWLVNPPEPPYLAFISTQKLGHIAWKAPVNLSRERMVVRYNDKTLVIRRAHLLESIEAAKALSEAKIADEIAKAAEKKGKKIGRPTAFRAPVRLEREMENPESGALAPWVDEIAAGDPALMRAAHTLRSATVGEIWGLTHILYAKTPGSELKLKPGA
- the csf2 gene encoding type IV CRISPR-associated protein Csf2, which encodes MTTHSNIQGIFKLTAPMHVADSIQYSLDDKGYVVRKTNGMANVIATMRQNILTDGMRVKIPYFPANDLRGRLRRKAAALVMEALAAKGDKVPVELYAGLCAGASGAKPENSVTIEEIKRASKHVYMGLFGGGTRMLRSRFIVSDAVPIMNATVKAGLVPALFGPYENRALPLSNGSEAVESGDGYKLTEVRHIVRVDDVTRVMRSDELRAYVQDAENAVAQWQANVLQNRSDRKNQGEQKTTGEETASIKKSDLANVVSVQSIIAGTELYVRFDLQDTTTQAQRGLLLCALRDLINEQALGGWIRNGFGKFTAEHFTANLEDKAFAPFALDDKTGELKLTDAAGPMLEAMKCELAALTVPSLMEFFTGKQPKEKVKKAKEAA
- the csf3 gene encoding type IV CRISPR-associated protein Csf3, whose translation is MLAPLKITFHLDTPMQRSGYPIHLDALVAYAQTHAALAGMDADNAPTGMLRELAEDLPLAKTENNDEWVWKASALIPVSFGEKSVRMWTRKTNPYDIARRIIADKVEIGVRTENALKAGKPYAGAIDTARGLLKNMHEFYPVEEIHQLDAWCIGDIDLLENLLAPESGWITHIGKRTRIGHGRVKTIQIEEDEEALEKWKLRVLPWPEAGYEPIQAGLRPPYWAVETRGLGYCPDSLF